The Halalkalicoccus sp. NIPERK01 region CCGGGACTTCGACTGATACGCTTTCGGATCCGGTGGGCCGTTTTCGTCGTCCCGGATCGCTGGCGAGCGCTTATGTGTGACGGACACGAACTGGTATCGATGACCGAGATCGTCCGAACCGAGGGTGTACTCGGCGGGAAAGCCCGTCTCGACGGACGACGTATCTCCGTCTTCCAGATCGGGGAGATGATCGTCGACAGCGACTACTCGCCGGAGTACATCGCCGATCAGCTCGACATCTCCCTGGCCGAGGTCCACACGGCGCTCGCGTACTACTACGATCACCCCGAGGAGATGGACGCGATCAGGCAGCGCCGTCGCGAGACGGTCGAGCGGTTGAAAACGCAGTCGAAAGCGCCGGACGCCGCGATACAGTAGATGGAGCGGCTCCGATTCCTGGCCGACGAGCACGTCGCGAGCGCGTACGTCACGATCCTCCGCTCGAACGGCTACGAGGTTTGAGCCGTCGGCCGGGATTACGAAGGCGGAATCGAAGACGTCAACCACCTCGATCGCTGCCGACGTGATGGACTCGTCGTTCTCACCAACGACGACGATTTCGTCCGGCTCGCACGGGACCGCTCACACGCCGGAATCGTCTACTACGAGCGACAGACGCTCGCTCCCAAGGAGTTCCTGCGTGCGATCAGACAGATCGACGGGTTCTTCACTCCGGACGAGATGCGAGGTCACATCGAGTGGCTGGACGGCTGGCTGTGACCTCCGTCCCCGAGATCGCGATGCGCCGGGACTCCGACTGAGGGCCTTTTTGTCTCCGGCGCGAGAAGCGCGTGTATGGCACTCGACAGCCGCGTCTATCGCCTCGTCGACGACCCCTCGAACGTCTACCTCGTCGACGACGGCGACCTCACGCTCGTCGACGCCGGGGTTCCGGGGAGCGCGAAGCCGATCCGCGACGGGATCCGCGCGCTCGGTCACGCCGTCGTCGACGTGGATCGCGTACTCCTCACCCACTACGACTACGACCACGTCGGCGCGCTCGCCTCCCTCGGCCTCGACGCCCCGATCCACGCGGGCGAACCCGACGCGACCTACGTGACGGGGGCGGCGAAGCCGCCGCTCTCGAACGCGAAGGGGCTCATGCAGCGCGTTCTGGGTCGAAACCTCGATTTCCCCGACCTCACGTCGCTTCCGGTGACCGACGACGAGGAGATCGGCGACTTCCGGGCCTACCGCACGCCGGGTCACACCGCCGGCCACACGGTCTACCTCCACTCCGGGTTCGACATCGCCTTCCTCGGGGACTGCGTCCGGGAGAGCGAACACACCCTCCAGCCCATGCCGGGCTGGCTGTGTGCGGATTCCGATCGAAACCACGAGAGCATCAAGAAGCTGTCCGAGCGAACGCCGACGTTCGACTACGGCGCGCCGGGCCACGGCGACCCCATCACCGCGGGCGCGAGTGCCGTCCTCCGACGGGTTGCGGCCGGACTGTAAGGCCGAACCCTTATTCGGTCGGATCCGATACGACTAGACATGGCGATCAAGTACTACGACCTCGTCCTCCTCGGCGTCCTCGGGAGCCTCGTCCTCGGGGGCGCACTCGGCGCGTTCACGGCGGTCGGGACGGTCCCCGCCGTGGTCGTCACGGCCGGGTTCGCCATCGCCCTGATCGCCCACGCGCTGTTCGTCCGCGGCCCCGTCGACCGGGTCGGGGACCTCACCGACGAGGTCGAGCAGGTCGGTCCCGTGGACCTCTCGAACTAGCGCGTCGTCGACCAGACGGCCACGAACCCCAACAGCACCGCCGGAAGCAGGGGGAGGACGAGGTACGCGACGAAAAACGGCAGGGCGTCGGGCGGGTGAAAGAGGATGACCGCGGGCGCGACGAGGAAGGCGAAAACGATCACGCCGACGAGCGTCCAGCCCCGCCAGTCGAACTCCCGCTCGTCGGGGCTGGTCGC contains the following coding sequences:
- a CDS encoding DUF433 domain-containing protein: MTEIVRTEGVLGGKARLDGRRISVFQIGEMIVDSDYSPEYIADQLDISLAEVHTALAYYYDHPEEMDAIRQRRRETVERLKTQSKAPDAAIQ
- a CDS encoding DUF5615 family PIN-like protein, whose amino-acid sequence is MEDVNHLDRCRRDGLVVLTNDDDFVRLARDRSHAGIVYYERQTLAPKEFLRAIRQIDGFFTPDEMRGHIEWLDGWL
- a CDS encoding MBL fold metallo-hydrolase yields the protein MALDSRVYRLVDDPSNVYLVDDGDLTLVDAGVPGSAKPIRDGIRALGHAVVDVDRVLLTHYDYDHVGALASLGLDAPIHAGEPDATYVTGAAKPPLSNAKGLMQRVLGRNLDFPDLTSLPVTDDEEIGDFRAYRTPGHTAGHTVYLHSGFDIAFLGDCVRESEHTLQPMPGWLCADSDRNHESIKKLSERTPTFDYGAPGHGDPITAGASAVLRRVAAGL